The window TGACAACTACATCAATTCGTCCGAAATGATTCACTGTTTTAGCAATAGCAGATTTGATGTCATTATTGTCTGTAATGTTGACGCTGAGCGGCAGGAAGTTCTCTGAAGTTTCTCCGATGGTGGAGATCAGGGATTCAACGGTACGGCTTGTAGCAGCAACCTGAAATCCTTCGGATAATAATTTTTTTACCAACTCGAATCCTAAGCCTTTTGAAGCTCCTGTCACGAACCATACTTTTTTTGTTTCCATTTTTAAATATTTTTTTGTTTAAATGATGGTACAAAGATGGAAACTTACAAAAGGGGAAATGTATCCAAATCGGGGAATGATGTATCCAAATCGTGAATGGTACTATTTCAAAAGTGTCATTCTGAATGGAATAGAATGAAATGAAGAATCTCAAACACTTGATAACTAGTAAGATTCTTCGTTCGTCACGATTACAAAAGCGGAATAATTTGACTTTCAGGACGGCCTTTCTGAATTCGGACAGATTCTAATGATTTTTCAAAAGCTTCCTGTATTTAAGTGGAGTAATTCCTATACTCTCTTTGAAACAACGGATAAAATGGCTCTGGTCTGAAAAACCACATTCCAAAGCGATATCCGTTAAAGAATTGGGTAAAGTGAGAAGTTCAAGAGATTTATTGAGTTTTAATTTTCTGAGGTATTCGCCCAGATTGCAATGGAAGTATTTATGAAAATCCCTGCTTAAATGAATGGGATGAATGTTCAATGTTTTGGAAAGTTTTGTAAGATTGAGACTTTCCGTAAAGCTTTCATGCAGAATTTCATTGATCTGACCTACCCATACGGGGTTTCTATCAACTGTTTCTTTCTGATGGCTCAATTGACTGAAAAGATGTAATAATAACTGATTGACAGCTATTTCAAAAGACAAATCATTGGTTTTGGTTTCCCTGAATATCTGATAAACCAACAGTTTTAAAGCGGGATCTTTTATATTAAAACTACCTTCCACTTTATTTTTCTGAATATCAAACCGATCAAACCAGCTTTGTGAAAGTTCGATGTGAAAACCTCTTGTGAAAACCTCCGGTTTAATATTGTAATGCGGATCTTCCCAATGATGGTACAATAACGTTCCTGCAGAACAGTCATACCTTTCTTTTTTGTTTCCTTCTGTCATATTGCCCTGCAGAAGAAAAGTGAAATAAGCATTTTCATGATAATGCCAGTCTACGTAAGGATGTGTATACTCCGTATCAGTGATGGTCAATCCTTCTAAATTGACCATTTGATTGGTTTGTCCAAAGTATTCGCCTTTACGAAGTGTATTCATGATAGGGTTTGTTTTAATCGGTCAATCTGTTCATACATTTTATTAAAGAACATTTTCCTTTCCCGGTTTCCGGATTCGTTCAGCGATCTGGAGTTCTTGATCTGATGCTCAAAATAGCTCAGAGAATCTTCACAGGTGATTTTATCATTGGTCATCATATATCCAAACATGCTGAAAGGAACAAAAAAAGAACATTGCTGCTCATTTTTGAATAAAATACTGTTGTTTAAAATTACTAAATCATTCACATAGATCTGAAAATTAGTTTTCTCCAGTGTTTTCATTTCAAGCCCTTCCAATAGTTTTCTCAGGTCATCCAGAATAAGATCTACATCATTTTTCTTTAACAATCCCATCTCATAATAGAATGAGATTTGTCTTAAAGCGCTCATAATAGTGGTGTCATTCCAGATTTCAGTTACATTTTGTTTATCATAAAGATCTTTCAGCATTTCATTTTTTACAGAATGATATTCCATATTAAACTCATGAAAAGGACTTAAAAATTTATCCTGGTTCAGTAAATTCATCCAGACATAAAATTTGAAGCGGGACAAAATGGAATCTGAAATCGTGTAAAAAAATGGGATGTCTTTTGCTGAATAAAATACTTTGGAATTGGTGATATTCTGAAAAACATTTAAAATCTTCAAAGAGTTTTCAAAATAGTTTAAAAGATCTTCGGTGGTTCTTACAGGCTGGGTTCTTTTAACAATCAGTTGGTTTTCTGTTCCCAGGAACTGATCTAATGAAATCTGATAGTATTTGGCAAGTTCCAGTGCTTCCTCAAAACTGAACTTGGCTTTCATGGAAGTCCTTCTGTGAGCTGCATCATAGCTGATATTAAGAATGTTGGCGATCTCATCATTTAAAGATTTTTCACCGATTTTTCTTCGGATCTCCTTCAGTAGGGCTTCCTGGTGCATAGTTTTGTGATTTTCACAAATGTAGCATTTTTTTTAATTTTTTTTCACATTCGGAACTGAGCCTTCTGCTGATAATTTTGAACTGTAATTTTAAAATAAAGAGTTATGAAAACACGAATTTTATTAATAGCAGTTCTTTTATTCAGTAGTCTGGCCTATGCATCAGACCGTTTAAAAGCAGATTCTTTGAAACCGAGACTGATTGCCGCTTCCCCCTCAAAGAATGTCAGAAACGTGAATGGAGTTTTATTTAAATATTATGATGAAGAAGATCATTTTAAACCGAAAAAAGTAAATGGCCTGGGCCTGGGATTCAATTTCCTAGGTGTTTTTCTTCCTCCGTTGATGCTTTTCAACTTACAATTACCTGGTAATGATGATTATGTAATAGTTCCTCGTGAAAAGATGAACAAAATCAATGGACTTCAATTGTCGCTCATCAATATGGAACCTACGGTTACAAATGGTTTGGAAATCAATGTTTCAAGTAATATCAATACTTATGCGGTGACCAACGGTATGGCTGTTTCTCCGTTTTTTAATCTGCACCATGAAATGAAAGGGGTTTCTGTAGCACCACTGGCTAATATTGGCCAGAAATGCAGAGGAATACAAATAGGACTGTACAATAAATGCAGTGATTTCAGTGGAATACAGATTGGCGGATGGAATGAGAACGGAAAGAGAAAACTTCCTTTGATCAACTGGAATTTTAAAAAACAAAAAACCAATAAGACATTATGAAAAAGTTAGCTTTAATAATCGCAATATTTCTTTGTGGTTTCTTACAAGCTCAGTTTGAAGAAATCAAAGAAAAAAAGTGGCTGGTCATTCTTCTCAGTACCAGAATTGAAGGGACTTTAATGGATAATAAAGCCTTTCTGTCAATAGGAACAAAACTTACTGATGGTGATAAGAATTATTACAGCTTAAGAGGTCATTTTAACTGGTGGGACGAAAGAAAACTACTGGTCATTCCGGAGTTTGATTATTTCAGAAAAGTTGTTTCGTTTCGGGATGGTGCCGAGGTATCATCTTTATATGCCGGAGCAGGAGTTTCACCTTATGCGGTTTCACCCAAAGCGGGAATAAATTTTTACCATTTCTTTTGTGCAGAATTCGGGTACAACTTTGAATATAATACCTACAAGCCTTTTCCTATTAAAGGATTCCGCTATGGTATGGGAATTAACCTTGTCTTTTAAATGATTTTAAACCTATAAATAATTCAACCATGAAAAATTATAAATGGATATTATTTTTATTACTGTTTTCGGTACGTGTTTTTTCACAAAATACAATCAATGATACACTGAATACCCAAACAGAAGAATCTTTTGACTATAAAAAATATTATGATTGTGATTTTGGAGAAGGAAATGTTTTGATCGTGATCAAAAAGGGGAAAGAATTTACAGATCTTAAAGACTTAAGAAAATCAGGGAAAGGTTTTGCCATTAAAATGGAAGCAATATACAGTATGGAATTTACGGATGGAAAAAGATATGAATCAAGTGTGGTAAAAAATATTACTCAAGACAGTCTTTCGATTACGAATTTTTTCAATGAAAATGCAGCCAGGCTGGCAGGACAGCCTTTTGAATTGATTAATTACCCTCTTTCATCTTTAAAATATGTGCGTTTTATTGATGACAGAATGTTGTCTCTGTACAGCAAAAAGAATATTCAGAAGAATTTTGATCTGACTGTGAAAAAAATGGATCGTGCTAAAATGTGCCCGGCTGTTATTCAATTTAAAGATAAAAAAGATGAAATGAAGGTTTGTCATTTCTACCTGACCTCTCAGGGGTATGATCTTCTTTACGAAGATAAGGGAAGGGTATATTATATGGAAGGAAGGGTAGAATGGAAATGATTTTTGAAGAGAGTGCAGTCTTCATACTGTACTCTCTTTTGTAAGTTTATCAGTATTGATTTTAATAAAATTATTCCCCATTCACGGAAAAAAGTAAAAGGATTGGTGCATCTACTGAAGAAAAATAATATTTTTGTAATATAGCTAGGATGAATGATGAAAATAAAATATTTACTGCTGTTTTTGATTATAGGGAATGTGTTTTTTCAGGCACAGATCAATAATGTAGAAAAAAATATTCTTGAAAGACTTACTTATAAGGAATTGGAAGAAGAATTCTATAAGGACCGTTCTGAAGATGCAAACAGTGCAAGAAGTATTGCAAATTATTATCTTAAAAAAGCAAAATTTGAAAAAAATACAGCTCAGATTGCTGAAGGGTATGTTATGCTTCATTTTGACGAAAGCTTACCCAATGCATTACAATATCTTGACAGCCTACAGCATATCACCAAAAATTCCAAAGAAAACATTTATCCGGCAAGAACGTATCTTTTAAGAGGGATTTTATATTTTAAAAATGATAATCTTCAGTCTGCATTAAATAATTATATCTTAGGGTTGAAATATGCAAAAGAAAAAGGAAATAATCGGCAGATTGCCATG of the Chryseobacterium viscerum genome contains:
- a CDS encoding helix-turn-helix domain-containing protein, with translation MHQEALLKEIRRKIGEKSLNDEIANILNISYDAAHRRTSMKAKFSFEEALELAKYYQISLDQFLGTENQLIVKRTQPVRTTEDLLNYFENSLKILNVFQNITNSKVFYSAKDIPFFYTISDSILSRFKFYVWMNLLNQDKFLSPFHEFNMEYHSVKNEMLKDLYDKQNVTEIWNDTTIMSALRQISFYYEMGLLKKNDVDLILDDLRKLLEGLEMKTLEKTNFQIYVNDLVILNNSILFKNEQQCSFFVPFSMFGYMMTNDKITCEDSLSYFEHQIKNSRSLNESGNRERKMFFNKMYEQIDRLKQTLS
- a CDS encoding LA_2272 family surface repeat-containing protein; the protein is MKTRILLIAVLLFSSLAYASDRLKADSLKPRLIAASPSKNVRNVNGVLFKYYDEEDHFKPKKVNGLGLGFNFLGVFLPPLMLFNLQLPGNDDYVIVPREKMNKINGLQLSLINMEPTVTNGLEINVSSNINTYAVTNGMAVSPFFNLHHEMKGVSVAPLANIGQKCRGIQIGLYNKCSDFSGIQIGGWNENGKRKLPLINWNFKKQKTNKTL
- a CDS encoding helix-turn-helix transcriptional regulator, translated to MNTLRKGEYFGQTNQMVNLEGLTITDTEYTHPYVDWHYHENAYFTFLLQGNMTEGNKKERYDCSAGTLLYHHWEDPHYNIKPEVFTRGFHIELSQSWFDRFDIQKNKVEGSFNIKDPALKLLVYQIFRETKTNDLSFEIAVNQLLLHLFSQLSHQKETVDRNPVWVGQINEILHESFTESLNLTKLSKTLNIHPIHLSRDFHKYFHCNLGEYLRKLKLNKSLELLTLPNSLTDIALECGFSDQSHFIRCFKESIGITPLKYRKLLKNH